A section of the Candidatus Deferrimicrobiaceae bacterium genome encodes:
- a CDS encoding pitrilysin family protein, whose amino-acid sequence MTVAKTVLGNGVTILSEYIPHLRSATVGVWVSVGSRAESPPDNGIGHFIEHMLFKGTARRQALDISREIESVGGTMNAYTDREFIFFFGKVLTKDFPLVADLLSDIYLNSLFDGQELDREKGVVLQEILMVEDSPEDLMHDFFHESYWGGHPLGLPIQGTSGSVAAFTRERVTEYFRDRFWRRGVIVSVVGNVPHERVVGEFERVMGLLRLGERHVPDPPPLPQRGVFLKERPIEQLHLCLGAPAVSRASEERYAAHILNAILGGSMSSRLFQEIREKRGLAYSVFSSLSSYADTGILKICAGTTPDKGRDVLGVTGEILADLAAGRIREEEIVLAKELIKGSMLLSMESAEFRMTRLAVHEMFLGRLEEPEEEIRKLDAVMPDRLRDLAATMLLRERFSLAAVGDLADAASLSF is encoded by the coding sequence ATGACGGTCGCAAAGACGGTCCTGGGCAACGGCGTCACGATCCTGAGCGAGTACATCCCTCATCTCCGGTCCGCCACCGTGGGGGTCTGGGTTTCCGTGGGCTCCCGGGCCGAATCCCCCCCGGACAACGGGATCGGCCACTTCATCGAGCACATGCTGTTCAAGGGGACGGCGCGGCGGCAGGCGCTCGACATTTCCCGGGAGATCGAATCGGTCGGCGGGACCATGAACGCCTACACCGACCGGGAGTTCATCTTCTTTTTCGGAAAGGTCCTGACGAAGGACTTCCCCCTGGTCGCCGACCTCCTTTCCGACATCTACCTCAATTCCCTGTTCGACGGCCAGGAACTCGACCGCGAGAAGGGGGTCGTCCTCCAGGAGATCCTCATGGTCGAGGACAGCCCCGAGGATCTGATGCACGACTTCTTCCACGAATCGTACTGGGGGGGGCACCCGCTTGGGCTCCCGATCCAGGGGACCTCCGGGAGCGTCGCCGCGTTCACCCGGGAGCGCGTCACGGAATATTTCCGCGACCGCTTTTGGCGCCGCGGGGTGATCGTTTCCGTAGTGGGGAACGTGCCGCACGAGCGGGTCGTGGGCGAGTTCGAAAGGGTGATGGGCCTGCTGCGCCTCGGGGAACGCCATGTTCCCGATCCCCCGCCGCTCCCGCAGCGCGGGGTGTTTCTCAAGGAGAGGCCGATCGAGCAGCTCCACCTCTGCCTGGGCGCCCCCGCGGTTTCCCGGGCGAGCGAGGAGAGATATGCGGCACACATCCTCAACGCCATTCTCGGCGGAAGCATGAGCAGCCGGCTCTTCCAGGAGATCCGGGAGAAGCGCGGCCTCGCCTACTCCGTGTTCTCCTCCCTCTCCTCTTACGCCGACACGGGGATCCTGAAGATCTGCGCGGGCACGACCCCCGACAAGGGGCGGGACGTACTGGGGGTGACCGGGGAGATTCTCGCGGATCTCGCGGCGGGGCGGATTCGCGAGGAGGAGATCGTCCTGGCCAAGGAGCTGATCAAGGGAAGCATGCTCCTGAGCATGGAGAGCGCCGAGTTCCGCATGACCCGGCTCGCGGTGCACGAGATGTTCCTCGGACGCCTCGAAGAGCCCGAAGAGGAGATCCGCAAGCTGGACGCGGTGATGCCGGACCGGCTGAGGGATCTCGCGGCGACCATGCTCCTCCGGGAGCGCTTCTCGCTTGCCGCCGTAGGTGACCTGGCGGACGCCGCCTCGCTCTCCTTCTGA
- the purB gene encoding adenylosuccinate lyase — protein MIERYSRPGMAKIWEAGNRFRIWLDIEILAMEAMAQKGWVPADALARVRKNAKFDIRRIDEIEKRVKHDVIAFLTSVAEHIGEDSRFLHVGMTSSDVLDTSFAVQMRQALTLLIREAQKVFEVLKKRAFEHKDTVMIGRTHGIHAEPVTFGLKMALWADEMRRNITRLRRAREVISVGKLSGAVGTFAAIDPSVEEYVCRKLSLRPAPVSTQIVQRDRHAEVFATLAVVGCSLEKFATEIRHLQRTEVLEVEEHFAEGQKGSSAMPHKRNPVLSENLCGLARLLRGYAVTAFENVALWHERDISHSSAERVIAPDATIVLDFSLARFRELMETLVVYPERMKRNIARTHGLLFSQRVMLALAARGLSRERAYEIVQKSAMEAWRKEKDLAGLLWKDREVRSRMTREEFRELFAMKHYLRNIDALFDRVF, from the coding sequence GTGATCGAGAGATACTCCAGGCCCGGAATGGCGAAGATCTGGGAAGCCGGGAACCGGTTCCGGATCTGGCTCGACATCGAGATTCTCGCCATGGAGGCGATGGCCCAAAAGGGCTGGGTTCCCGCCGACGCGCTCGCGCGGGTCCGGAAGAACGCGAAGTTCGACATCCGGCGGATCGACGAGATCGAGAAGCGGGTCAAGCACGACGTCATCGCCTTCCTTACCTCGGTCGCCGAGCACATCGGAGAAGACTCGCGGTTCCTCCACGTGGGGATGACCAGTTCGGACGTCCTCGACACCTCCTTCGCCGTGCAGATGCGCCAGGCCCTCACCCTCCTCATCCGGGAGGCGCAGAAGGTCTTCGAGGTCCTCAAGAAACGGGCCTTCGAGCACAAGGACACGGTGATGATCGGACGCACCCACGGCATCCACGCCGAGCCGGTGACGTTCGGCCTCAAGATGGCCCTGTGGGCCGACGAGATGCGCCGGAACATCACCCGGCTCAGGCGCGCCCGGGAGGTGATCTCGGTGGGGAAGCTTTCCGGCGCCGTCGGCACGTTCGCCGCCATCGACCCGTCGGTCGAGGAGTACGTCTGCCGGAAGCTGTCCTTGCGGCCCGCCCCCGTGTCGACCCAGATCGTCCAGCGGGACCGGCACGCCGAGGTCTTCGCCACGCTCGCCGTCGTCGGCTGCTCCCTGGAAAAGTTCGCCACCGAGATCCGGCACCTGCAGAGGACGGAGGTTCTCGAGGTCGAGGAGCACTTCGCGGAAGGGCAGAAAGGTTCCTCGGCGATGCCTCACAAGCGCAACCCGGTTCTGTCCGAGAACCTGTGCGGTCTCGCGCGGCTCCTCCGGGGATACGCGGTCACCGCCTTCGAGAACGTCGCCCTCTGGCACGAACGCGACATCAGCCACTCCTCGGCCGAGAGGGTGATTGCGCCGGATGCCACCATCGTGCTCGATTTCTCCCTGGCGCGCTTCCGGGAACTGATGGAGACGCTGGTCGTCTACCCCGAACGGATGAAGAGGAACATCGCGCGAACGCACGGTCTCCTCTTCTCCCAGCGGGTCATGCTGGCGCTCGCCGCCCGGGGCCTGTCGCGCGAGCGCGCGTACGAGATCGTCCAGAAATCGGCCATGGAGGCGTGGCGCAAGGAGAAAGACCTGGCCGGCCTTCTGTGGAAAGACCGCGAGGTGCGGTCGCGCATGACCCGCGAGGAGTTCCGCGAACTGTTCGCCATGAAGCATTATTTGAGGAACATCGACGCCCTGTTCGACCGCGTGTTCTGA
- the pyrE gene encoding orotate phosphoribosyltransferase yields MTGDRERFLAILKEKSYERKKVILSSGRESDFYIDCKQATLDAEGAVLTGRLLCGMLEEGGMPEAVGGITLGADPIVTAVSLTSALRENPIPAFIIRKEPKKHGTSQWVEGMKNLRPGMRVAIVEDVVTTGASTLRAIERAEGAGLVVSRVLCLVDRNEGGAEFLAEKGYRLEPMFRKEDVENA; encoded by the coding sequence ATGACCGGAGACCGGGAGCGGTTCCTTGCGATTCTGAAGGAGAAAAGCTACGAGAGGAAGAAGGTGATCCTCTCTTCGGGGCGGGAGTCCGATTTCTACATCGACTGCAAGCAGGCGACGCTCGACGCGGAAGGGGCCGTCCTGACCGGCAGGCTCCTCTGCGGGATGCTGGAGGAGGGCGGGATGCCCGAGGCGGTGGGGGGGATCACGCTGGGGGCGGACCCGATCGTGACCGCCGTCTCTCTCACCAGCGCCCTCCGGGAGAACCCGATTCCCGCCTTCATCATCCGGAAGGAGCCCAAGAAGCACGGAACCTCCCAGTGGGTCGAGGGGATGAAAAACCTGCGTCCGGGCATGCGGGTGGCCATCGTGGAGGATGTGGTCACCACCGGGGCGTCCACCCTCCGGGCGATCGAGCGGGCCGAGGGGGCCGGCCTGGTGGTCTCCCGGGTGCTCTGCCTTGTCGACCGGAACGAGGGCGGCGCGGAGTTCCTGGCGGAAAAGGGATACCGCCTCGAGCCGATGTTCCGGAAAGAGGATGTGGAAAATGCGTGA
- the purF gene encoding amidophosphoribosyltransferase, which translates to MTGLFPEMHEECGIFGVYGHPEAANLTYLGLYALQHRGQESAGIASSDGKVITFHREMGLVADIFSEDILARLAGNIAIGHVRYSTTGTSELKNAQPFVVDFESGSIAIAHNGNLVNAHRLKRDLEVEGSIFQSTMDTEVIVHLIARSRESRIEDRIVDALSRVRGAYSLVFLTRDKLIGVRDPHGVRPLVFGKIRGGYVLCSETCALDLIEGEFLREVEPGEMIVVDERGARTSRPFFPAGPRFCIFEHVYFARPDSIIGGTSVYQVRKQFGRQLAKEHPADADIVIPVPDSGVPAALGYSEASGIPFAMGLIRNHYVGRTFIEPQQSIRHFGVKIKLNAVRDVVGGKRVIVVDDSIVRGTTGRKIMKMIRDAGAKEVHVRVSSPPTTHPCFYGIDTPLRRDLIGATHTLEEINRYLASDSLGYLSVEGLHACVPNGGKGYCDACFTGDYMIPLEVVEIEEQLPLFRGSVRI; encoded by the coding sequence GTGACAGGCCTGTTTCCGGAAATGCACGAAGAGTGCGGAATCTTCGGGGTGTACGGCCACCCGGAGGCCGCCAACCTCACCTACCTCGGGCTATACGCGCTCCAGCACCGGGGGCAGGAATCCGCGGGGATCGCCTCCTCCGACGGGAAGGTCATCACCTTCCACCGGGAGATGGGACTGGTCGCCGACATCTTTTCCGAGGACATCCTCGCGCGGCTGGCCGGCAACATCGCGATCGGGCATGTGCGATACTCCACCACCGGCACGTCCGAGCTGAAAAACGCCCAGCCTTTCGTCGTCGATTTCGAGAGCGGCTCCATCGCCATCGCCCACAACGGGAACCTGGTCAACGCCCACCGGCTCAAGAGGGACCTCGAAGTGGAGGGGTCGATCTTCCAGTCGACGATGGACACGGAAGTCATCGTCCACCTGATCGCCCGTTCGCGGGAAAGCCGGATCGAGGACCGGATCGTGGACGCCCTCTCCCGCGTCCGGGGGGCCTATTCGCTCGTTTTTCTCACCCGGGACAAGCTCATCGGGGTGCGGGATCCGCACGGGGTCCGCCCCCTCGTGTTCGGGAAGATCCGCGGGGGGTACGTCCTCTGCTCCGAGACGTGCGCTCTGGACCTCATCGAGGGCGAGTTCCTCCGGGAGGTGGAGCCGGGCGAGATGATCGTGGTCGACGAGCGCGGCGCGCGGACATCCCGGCCGTTCTTCCCCGCCGGGCCGAGGTTCTGCATTTTCGAGCACGTCTACTTCGCCCGCCCCGACTCGATCATCGGCGGCACCTCGGTCTACCAGGTGCGCAAACAGTTCGGCCGCCAGCTCGCGAAGGAGCACCCGGCGGACGCGGACATCGTCATCCCCGTGCCCGATTCGGGCGTGCCCGCGGCGCTCGGATACTCGGAGGCTTCGGGCATCCCCTTCGCGATGGGGCTGATCCGGAACCACTACGTCGGGAGGACCTTCATCGAGCCGCAGCAGTCGATCCGGCACTTCGGCGTGAAGATCAAGTTGAACGCGGTCCGGGACGTGGTGGGGGGGAAGCGGGTCATCGTGGTCGACGACTCGATCGTCCGGGGTACCACGGGGCGCAAGATCATGAAGATGATCCGGGACGCCGGGGCGAAGGAGGTCCATGTGCGGGTCAGTTCCCCGCCCACGACCCACCCGTGCTTCTACGGAATCGACACGCCCCTGCGGCGCGACCTCATCGGGGCGACCCACACCCTGGAGGAGATCAACCGGTACCTCGCCTCCGACAGCCTGGGGTACCTGAGCGTCGAGGGCCTCCACGCGTGCGTCCCCAATGGGGGGAAGGGGTATTGCGACGCCTGCTTCACGGGCGACTACATGATCCCCCTCGAGGTCGTGGAGATCGAGGAGCAACTCCCGCTGTTCCGCGGATCCGTCAGGATCTGA
- the dut gene encoding dUTP diphosphatase, which translates to MPTGLTIPVRFVREGSRDLVPAYQTKGASGMDLRADVEGEVTIPPLGRMLIPTGISVAIPPGFEGQVRPRSGLAMRSGLTCLNSPGTIDSDYRGEICVILVNLGDAPFSIRRGDRIAQLVFAPVARGVWREVDDLGRTPRGEGGFGHTG; encoded by the coding sequence ATGCCGACCGGACTCACGATCCCCGTCCGTTTCGTCCGCGAGGGCAGCCGGGATTTGGTGCCGGCCTATCAGACGAAGGGCGCCTCGGGGATGGATCTTCGGGCCGACGTCGAGGGGGAGGTCACCATCCCCCCCCTGGGCAGAATGCTCATCCCGACCGGGATATCGGTGGCGATCCCCCCCGGGTTCGAGGGACAGGTCCGGCCCCGGAGCGGACTGGCGATGCGCAGCGGCCTCACCTGCCTGAATTCGCCGGGGACCATCGACTCCGATTACCGGGGGGAGATCTGCGTGATCCTCGTCAACCTCGGCGACGCGCCGTTTTCCATCCGCCGCGGCGACCGGATCGCGCAGCTGGTCTTCGCGCCCGTCGCACGGGGGGTGTGGCGGGAGGTGGACGATCTCGGCCGGACCCCCCGGGGCGAGGGCGGGTTCGGTCATACCGGTTAG